Proteins from a single region of Geminicoccaceae bacterium:
- a CDS encoding NAD-dependent epimerase/dehydratase family protein codes for MTEEVRMKVLVTGATGFVGSAVARKLIGDGHDVRVLVRDPSKLAAVGLGGVTDIVTGDITDPAVMDKAVDGVDCALGIAGTFREPNLSDDRYRQINVDAVRLLLDAAKRHRVRRVVHCSTVGIHGNVTGAPATEASPVIPDGIYEVTKAEGDRIARVYGREIGVDTVVLRPTPIYGPGDTRLLKLFRMAGKRRLVMLGDGSAGYHLVHVDDLAQAFLLAATGHGKAGEAYIIGGAEQPSLNELIATLADVLERKDQKTIRIPAQPVRLLGHLCEIICRPFGINPPIYRRRVDFFINNRRYDIGKARNELGYVPKIGMRDGLEQTAAWYRARGML; via the coding sequence ATGACAGAAGAGGTCCGGATGAAAGTTCTCGTCACCGGCGCCACCGGCTTCGTGGGCTCGGCGGTAGCACGGAAGCTGATCGGCGACGGGCATGATGTGCGCGTCCTCGTTCGCGATCCCTCAAAGCTCGCCGCCGTGGGCTTGGGCGGCGTGACCGACATCGTGACCGGCGATATCACCGATCCGGCGGTGATGGACAAGGCCGTCGACGGCGTCGACTGCGCCCTCGGAATCGCGGGCACTTTCCGGGAGCCCAATCTTTCCGACGATCGTTACCGTCAGATCAATGTCGACGCAGTGAGACTGTTGCTGGATGCAGCAAAGCGACACCGCGTTCGCCGGGTCGTCCATTGCAGCACGGTCGGGATCCACGGCAACGTCACCGGCGCCCCGGCCACTGAAGCCTCTCCCGTCATTCCCGATGGCATCTACGAGGTCACCAAGGCCGAAGGCGACCGCATCGCCCGTGTGTATGGCCGCGAGATCGGCGTGGATACGGTCGTCCTCCGACCGACACCGATCTACGGTCCCGGCGACACCCGGCTTCTCAAGTTGTTCAGGATGGCCGGGAAACGGCGCCTGGTCATGCTCGGCGATGGCAGCGCGGGGTATCATCTTGTGCATGTCGATGACCTTGCTCAGGCTTTCCTGCTGGCGGCGACCGGCCACGGCAAGGCCGGCGAGGCCTATATCATCGGCGGTGCGGAGCAACCGTCCCTCAACGAGTTGATCGCAACGCTTGCCGATGTGCTGGAGCGGAAGGATCAGAAGACCATCAGGATCCCCGCACAACCGGTTCGGCTGCTCGGGCATCTCTGCGAGATCATCTGTCGGCCATTCGGCATCAACCCGCCGATCTACCGGCGCCGGGTGGATTTCTTCATCAACAACCGCCGTTACGACATCGGCAAGGCCCGCAACGAGCTCGGCTATGTGCCGAAGATCGGCATGCGCGACGGCCTTGAGCAGACGGCCGCATGGTATCGCGCGCGAGGAATGCTTTAA
- a CDS encoding flippase-like domain-containing protein yields the protein MKHVVRLAKLALAAAIILVLVRSLDLGAALEALKHASPAWVAAAVALNGAGIVFSAFRWHRLARILAPDIRYPDAIRFYWIGSFFSTVLPSSIGGDAVRTALARKSGSVEAILTSVVMERATGLLMVMVIGAVGLLIFPGADQRIPMYHLLLVVLIAAAVLGPVMLFAGAGWLDRRIGSMSGSKPVVTAILAKLAMVARSTLAYRRSLPVLLETCGLSLVFYLLVFMMQAAFIMAVGGNVSPMGVLVAAPVVLLVSALPISINGIGVSEGAFVLFYAQVGVDPDAAFAAAILRRIVITLVASFGAFFWIRQK from the coding sequence GTGAAACACGTCGTCCGGCTTGCCAAGCTGGCCCTTGCGGCGGCGATCATCCTGGTTCTTGTCCGCTCGCTCGACCTGGGGGCGGCGTTGGAGGCGCTCAAGCATGCCTCGCCGGCATGGGTTGCGGCCGCTGTTGCCCTCAACGGGGCGGGGATCGTGTTTTCGGCGTTTCGCTGGCACCGGCTGGCACGGATCCTTGCTCCCGACATCAGGTATCCCGATGCGATCCGGTTCTACTGGATAGGCTCGTTCTTCAGCACAGTGCTGCCATCCAGCATAGGCGGCGACGCCGTGCGGACCGCGTTGGCCAGGAAAAGCGGCTCGGTCGAGGCGATCCTGACGAGCGTGGTGATGGAGCGGGCGACGGGCCTGCTGATGGTCATGGTCATCGGCGCTGTCGGTCTGCTGATCTTTCCCGGTGCCGACCAGCGCATACCGATGTATCACCTGCTCCTTGTGGTCCTCATCGCCGCGGCGGTCCTGGGCCCGGTGATGCTTTTCGCCGGTGCCGGCTGGCTCGATCGCCGCATCGGCAGCATGAGTGGCTCGAAACCCGTCGTGACGGCGATTCTCGCCAAGCTGGCCATGGTGGCGAGAAGTACGCTGGCCTATCGCCGGTCGCTTCCGGTCCTGCTTGAAACCTGTGGCCTGTCGCTGGTCTTCTACCTCCTCGTGTTCATGATGCAGGCGGCGTTCATCATGGCCGTCGGTGGCAATGTCAGCCCGATGGGAGTGCTGGTGGCCGCCCCCGTGGTGCTGCTGGTCTCGGCACTGCCGATCTCGATTAACGGCATCGGTGTCAGCGAGGGGGCCTTCGTCCTGTTCTACGCGCAAGTGGGTGTGGATCCGGATGCAGCTTTTGCGGCCGCGATCCTGCGGCGGATCGTCATCACTCTGGTCGCTTCCTTCGGAGCGTTCTTCTGGATTCGCCAAAAGTAG
- a CDS encoding glycerol-3-phosphate dehydrogenase/oxidase — protein MKRQVEHLEGEKFDLVVIGGGIFGACVAWDAVLRGMRVAMVERQDFGGQTSANCFKMVHGGIRYMQHADIVRIRESCHERRALLRIAPHLVQPLPIAIPTYGHGMNGKLLLAAGMWGYDLLTCDRNRGIADPGRHVPFGYFLSRDDILKSFPDLHGDGLTGAAVFHDAQMYSPARLVLAFIRSAVDRGVVACNYVEAGDLVVENGRVRGLNCRDLLCGESFTIHADAVINATGGYSESLFRRWFEPDRTGKRTYSRDACFVVDRRFESPMAIALMGQSRDSDAVLAREGRHLFISPWRDASLIGVWHKVHEGDPRDLQVEDREIETFIDEINGTYTGLDIRPDEVRLWHSGLLPFGDARDSGRELSYGKRSIFIDHGREHGIGGLVSVIGIRYTMGRGDAARAVDMLLAGQGKRTHRPATDRIAIHGGEVEVFEDLVTEIHRSDGLPSGGAVARALAHNHGSAYRGVLAHARNTPAMLQPITGTDVLGVEVLHAIRDEMAVNLADIVFRRTDLATAGHPGDEALRMAAVIAGRELGWNDGKVQEEIDGVMDCFPGFPRSSGRFPSDPLNAELTHEDSVL, from the coding sequence GTGAAACGCCAAGTTGAACACCTGGAAGGTGAGAAATTCGACCTCGTCGTCATCGGTGGCGGTATCTTCGGTGCCTGTGTGGCATGGGACGCGGTTCTTCGTGGCATGCGGGTGGCCATGGTCGAAAGGCAGGATTTCGGCGGCCAGACATCCGCGAACTGCTTCAAGATGGTGCACGGCGGCATTCGCTACATGCAGCATGCGGACATCGTCCGCATTCGTGAATCCTGCCATGAGCGGCGTGCGCTGCTGCGGATCGCGCCGCATCTGGTTCAGCCTCTACCGATAGCGATACCCACATACGGGCATGGAATGAATGGCAAGCTGCTTCTGGCTGCCGGCATGTGGGGATATGACCTGCTCACCTGCGATCGCAACCGGGGGATTGCCGACCCCGGGCGTCATGTTCCCTTCGGGTATTTTCTATCCCGCGATGACATTCTCAAGTCCTTTCCCGATCTGCACGGGGATGGGCTGACCGGTGCGGCGGTGTTTCACGACGCGCAAATGTACAGTCCGGCGCGGCTGGTGCTTGCGTTCATCCGATCGGCGGTCGATCGCGGCGTGGTTGCGTGCAACTATGTCGAAGCGGGCGATCTCGTCGTGGAGAATGGACGGGTCCGTGGCCTGAACTGCCGCGATCTCCTTTGCGGCGAGTCGTTCACGATTCATGCCGATGCGGTGATCAATGCCACTGGTGGATATTCGGAAAGCCTGTTCCGCCGCTGGTTCGAGCCCGACCGTACGGGGAAGAGGACCTATTCCCGCGATGCCTGTTTCGTCGTCGATCGCCGCTTCGAATCGCCGATGGCCATAGCGCTCATGGGGCAGAGCCGGGACAGCGATGCGGTCCTGGCGCGCGAGGGGCGTCACCTTTTCATCTCTCCGTGGCGCGATGCCTCGCTGATCGGGGTCTGGCACAAGGTCCACGAGGGCGACCCACGGGATTTGCAGGTCGAAGACCGCGAAATCGAAACCTTCATCGACGAAATCAATGGCACGTATACCGGTCTGGACATCAGGCCGGACGAGGTGAGGCTCTGGCATTCCGGGTTGCTTCCCTTCGGCGATGCCAGGGACAGCGGCCGGGAACTCAGTTACGGCAAGCGTTCCATCTTCATCGATCACGGGCGCGAGCACGGTATTGGCGGGCTGGTGTCGGTGATCGGCATTCGCTACACCATGGGCAGGGGGGATGCGGCCCGTGCGGTGGACATGCTGCTGGCCGGTCAGGGTAAACGGACGCATCGGCCGGCAACCGACCGAATCGCCATTCACGGGGGGGAGGTCGAGGTGTTCGAGGATCTCGTCACGGAAATTCACCGCAGTGATGGCCTCCCTTCGGGCGGTGCGGTCGCGCGCGCGCTCGCCCACAATCATGGTTCGGCCTATCGCGGCGTGCTCGCCCACGCACGGAACACTCCTGCGATGCTGCAGCCGATCACCGGTACGGACGTCCTCGGCGTCGAGGTGCTGCATGCCATTCGCGACGAGATGGCCGTCAACCTGGCGGATATCGTTTTTCGTCGAACGGATCTTGCAACCGCAGGTCATCCGGGAGACGAGGCCCTTCGCATGGCGGCGGTCATCGCCGGACGAGAACTCGGCTGGAATGACGGGAAGGTACAAGAAGAGATTGATGGAGTCATGGATTGCTTCCCCGGATTTCCGAGAAGTTCGGGCCGTTTCCCCTCCGATCCATTGAATGCAGAGCTGACTCATGAAGATTCTGTTCTGTAA
- a CDS encoding sulfotransferase, with product MPQKNNVDFIYIGGPRCGSTWLAAILADHPGIFVPPSKEVHFFNDRMPYDFEYRYPHGIEYYREFFADAKEGQKIGDLSPFYFLDPNAAWRIHHHFPHVKLIAFLRDPVDMLYSLYLLLRQRERREATFERELEVHPELIDLCRYDRLLQPFHDLFDAENILVLIQDDIKADPKAVARRVYDFLGVDPQFDPPSLDKAFNLAVETKPTAVGQSRGLAIRLLNRPFLRPVKDWLVKRGAKDIRRFHQEEQFSDQRYRGPSPEIRAQLGTFLQPDLERLERRIGRDLGNWRTYRKREA from the coding sequence ATGCCCCAGAAGAACAATGTCGACTTCATCTATATTGGCGGTCCGCGGTGCGGATCGACATGGCTGGCCGCAATTCTGGCCGATCATCCCGGCATTTTCGTGCCACCGAGCAAGGAAGTCCATTTCTTCAACGACAGGATGCCTTATGACTTCGAGTATCGTTATCCCCATGGGATAGAATACTATCGCGAATTCTTTGCAGATGCCAAAGAGGGTCAGAAGATCGGGGATCTTTCACCTTTCTATTTTCTCGATCCGAATGCGGCGTGGCGCATCCATCATCACTTTCCCCATGTGAAGCTGATCGCCTTTTTGCGCGATCCTGTTGACATGCTCTATTCCCTCTATCTCCTGCTGCGGCAACGCGAAAGACGCGAGGCGACGTTCGAGCGCGAACTGGAAGTGCATCCGGAGCTCATCGACCTGTGCCGCTACGACCGGCTATTGCAGCCCTTCCACGATCTTTTCGACGCGGAGAATATCCTCGTCCTGATTCAAGATGACATCAAGGCCGACCCGAAGGCCGTTGCCCGCCGGGTCTATGACTTTCTCGGCGTCGATCCGCAGTTCGACCCGCCCTCGCTCGACAAGGCCTTCAATCTTGCCGTGGAGACGAAGCCGACGGCCGTAGGCCAGTCACGGGGGCTCGCGATCCGGTTGTTGAACCGGCCATTCCTGCGACCCGTGAAGGACTGGCTCGTCAAGCGTGGCGCGAAAGATATTCGCCGCTTCCATCAGGAAGAGCAGTTCAGCGACCAGCGCTATCGCGGACCGTCACCGGAAATCCGCGCCCAGTTGGGCACATTTCTCCAGCCCGACCTTGAGCGGCTGGAACGGAGAATCGGCCGGGATCTCGGCAACTGGCGAACCTACCGAAAGCGGGAGGCGTGA
- a CDS encoding ion transporter, which yields MRQIVYAWMERTDHGQPGARWLQMAIIALIAINVLAVTLETDQDLYNAHARWFHLFDVISVAIFSVEYAIRLWVCVEAPEAQGHRFPRLRYMVTPMAVIDLLAILPFYLTAIFHVDLRFLRALRLLRIFKLTRYSTTMTILLEVFREEASTFFASFFILFILLILTASGAYLVEHEVQPDKFGSVPMAMWWAVVTLTTVGYGDVTPITAAGKVFGAFATVIGVGMAAMPAGILASGLADHLHRRRDYLRSRFRIALEDGYIDRQEGGEIETLRKQLGISRETARMIREEVLEQHRSNAPMTMTCPHCSRTCTINPREAVK from the coding sequence ATGCGCCAGATAGTCTACGCTTGGATGGAGCGGACGGATCACGGGCAGCCTGGTGCTCGCTGGTTGCAGATGGCGATCATCGCCCTGATCGCCATCAATGTCCTCGCGGTGACGCTTGAGACCGATCAGGATCTCTACAACGCCCACGCGCGGTGGTTTCACCTGTTCGATGTCATCTCCGTCGCGATCTTCTCGGTCGAGTACGCCATTCGCCTGTGGGTTTGTGTCGAGGCGCCGGAGGCTCAGGGGCACCGGTTTCCCCGGTTGCGCTACATGGTCACGCCGATGGCGGTGATCGATCTGCTGGCGATCCTGCCTTTCTACCTTACTGCGATCTTCCATGTCGATCTCCGCTTCCTGCGGGCTCTGCGACTGTTGCGGATTTTCAAGCTTACCCGCTATTCGACGACGATGACCATCTTGCTTGAGGTCTTCCGCGAAGAGGCGAGTACATTCTTTGCGAGTTTTTTCATCCTTTTCATCCTGCTGATCCTGACGGCCAGTGGCGCCTATCTTGTCGAGCACGAGGTACAGCCCGACAAGTTCGGCTCCGTCCCGATGGCCATGTGGTGGGCGGTGGTCACATTGACCACCGTGGGATATGGCGATGTCACGCCGATCACGGCTGCCGGCAAGGTCTTCGGTGCGTTCGCGACCGTCATCGGGGTGGGGATGGCCGCCATGCCCGCCGGCATTCTCGCCAGCGGGCTTGCCGATCATCTGCACCGACGCCGCGATTATCTGCGCAGCCGGTTCCGCATCGCCCTGGAGGACGGTTACATCGACCGGCAGGAGGGGGGTGAGATCGAGACGTTGCGCAAGCAGCTTGGCATCAGCCGCGAAACGGCGCGAATGATTCGCGAAGAAGTGCTGGAGCAGCATCGCTCCAATGCTCCCATGACGATGACCTGCCCGCACTGCAGCAGAACCTGCACCATCAATCCGAGGGAGGCGGTGAAGTGA
- a CDS encoding class I SAM-dependent methyltransferase, with the protein MNQAASLSAHHLQADRKSNAAARVDELANMELAAWSEPFDSFWEGPEHDFESGYGKFYQFYKVNYLPHVPDNRDARILVISCGPGYFVEMLAKNGYRDVVGIDSFESKVAHARTHDLDCRLERAFPFVARHEAHFDVIVCEQELNHLTKDEMRGFLELVYRALKPGGRLICHGLNGANPITGPEALAQNIDHFNTFTEYSLRQMLDGAGFKGSKVFPLHLYVFYRNPMNYVAWGISSVFHMFFRACFVLYGKHNKLFTKKIAAHADKPA; encoded by the coding sequence ATGAACCAGGCGGCTTCGCTATCCGCGCATCACCTGCAGGCAGATCGCAAGTCCAATGCCGCAGCCAGGGTCGACGAACTGGCCAACATGGAGCTTGCCGCATGGTCCGAGCCGTTCGACTCCTTCTGGGAGGGGCCGGAGCACGACTTCGAGAGCGGGTATGGCAAGTTCTACCAGTTCTACAAGGTGAACTACCTGCCGCATGTGCCGGACAACCGGGACGCGCGCATTCTCGTGATTTCGTGCGGACCCGGCTATTTTGTCGAGATGCTGGCGAAGAACGGCTATCGGGATGTCGTCGGCATCGATTCCTTCGAGTCGAAGGTCGCGCATGCGCGGACCCACGATCTCGACTGCCGGCTTGAACGGGCGTTCCCCTTCGTCGCCCGGCATGAAGCCCATTTTGACGTCATCGTGTGCGAGCAGGAACTCAACCATCTCACCAAGGACGAGATGCGGGGCTTCCTCGAACTGGTCTACCGCGCGCTCAAGCCCGGCGGCCGCCTCATCTGCCACGGTCTCAACGGCGCCAATCCGATCACCGGACCCGAGGCGCTCGCGCAGAACATCGATCACTTCAACACGTTCACGGAATATTCGCTCCGCCAGATGCTGGATGGGGCGGGCTTCAAGGGGAGCAAGGTCTTTCCCCTGCACCTGTATGTTTTCTACAGGAACCCGATGAACTATGTCGCGTGGGGAATTTCCTCGGTCTTCCACATGTTCTTCAGGGCCTGCTTCGTTCTCTATGGAAAGCACAACAAGCTGTTCACCAAGAAGATCGCCGCTCATGCCGACAAGCCGGCGTGA
- a CDS encoding low temperature requirement protein A produces the protein MWRGPRHHFDSDHTSDHVHWVELFYDLIHVVTIFLLGNYLSHHSGPGGFVVFAGLFVAIWSAWSDSSVFASLYVSTDWVHRVTMALQICTAMFVAASIPNIPGAGWPIFAVAFGANRAITAFLYWRAICVGAETTSLAYEMARNFGVLAIIFVISGFLPLPYGYLLFAAGIVSIQLLYMLPKVGVLRHERFRPRLGHIAERMALLVLIVLGEGFFKLVITLSEKGIYKAAPDVLINFVMGGFSIFLLCWTYFDFVGNAKVKVLSIGEMVRWWLAHLILMMGGVMIGVALAGEVKVGFLEPYPIEYGWLGGVGLAIFLLALMVIQNAVEPRLAHRYATWRLRLFGAVVSLVMVGVVPFVPSLVGNLLWFIAIGSQILMPLMWGYRDLVLKKAG, from the coding sequence ATGTGGCGCGGTCCACGCCATCATTTCGACAGCGACCATACCAGCGACCATGTCCACTGGGTCGAGTTGTTCTACGATCTGATCCATGTCGTGACGATCTTCCTGTTGGGAAATTACCTGAGTCATCACTCGGGGCCTGGAGGCTTCGTCGTCTTTGCCGGGCTGTTCGTCGCGATCTGGTCCGCCTGGTCCGATTCGAGCGTGTTCGCTTCACTCTACGTCAGCACCGACTGGGTGCACCGTGTAACGATGGCCCTGCAGATCTGCACGGCCATGTTCGTTGCGGCGTCGATACCGAACATTCCGGGAGCCGGCTGGCCGATTTTCGCCGTGGCCTTTGGCGCCAATCGCGCGATCACCGCCTTTCTCTATTGGCGGGCGATCTGCGTGGGAGCCGAGACGACTTCGCTGGCGTACGAAATGGCGCGGAATTTCGGTGTGCTGGCGATAATCTTCGTCATATCGGGATTTCTGCCGCTGCCTTACGGGTACCTGCTGTTCGCGGCAGGTATCGTCTCGATCCAGTTGCTCTACATGCTGCCAAAGGTTGGGGTGCTGCGGCATGAGCGGTTTCGCCCACGACTGGGGCATATCGCTGAACGTATGGCGTTGCTGGTTCTCATCGTGCTCGGCGAAGGCTTCTTCAAGCTGGTGATCACCCTTTCGGAGAAGGGTATCTACAAGGCAGCGCCCGACGTGCTGATCAATTTCGTCATGGGTGGATTCTCGATCTTCCTGCTCTGCTGGACGTATTTCGACTTTGTCGGAAATGCCAAAGTGAAGGTTCTCTCCATTGGTGAAATGGTCCGCTGGTGGCTGGCCCATCTCATATTGATGATGGGGGGCGTGATGATCGGGGTGGCGCTGGCAGGCGAGGTCAAGGTCGGATTCCTCGAACCCTATCCCATCGAATATGGCTGGCTCGGCGGTGTGGGGCTCGCGATCTTCCTGCTGGCGCTCATGGTCATCCAGAATGCCGTCGAGCCTCGACTGGCGCATCGGTATGCCACCTGGCGACTGCGGCTTTTCGGGGCGGTCGTGTCATTGGTCATGGTCGGGGTCGTGCCCTTCGTGCCATCGCTCGTCGGTAATCTCCTGTGGTTCATCGCCATCGGCTCGCAGATCCTGATGCCGTTGATGTGGGGCTATCGCGATCTCGTTCTGAAAAAGGCGGGCTAG
- a CDS encoding acyltransferase, whose product MTGPDPEISPLEEQEFIRGKLFDGNKSTLRRYADLVVGVDASYRDLLIHEVITTLFGRLPGALGFGLRRIFYPRLFRHCGRGVIFGCDLVIRNGRSISIGDQTILDDGCVIDGRGAGHEGVVIGARVILSRDVMVQAKIGPVHIGDDSDIGSSSIVHSQGGTYIGKEVVIGGGAKISGGVFQIDADDTPQDADGDQAQRAQARFTRGPIRIHDRCLFGMGCIVLDGAEIGEAAVIGAGSVVNRSIPPYSVAAGNPARVLRTRRM is encoded by the coding sequence ATGACCGGACCGGACCCCGAAATATCGCCCCTCGAAGAGCAGGAATTCATACGCGGCAAGCTTTTCGATGGAAACAAGTCGACATTGCGTCGTTACGCCGATCTGGTGGTGGGAGTTGACGCGAGCTATCGGGATCTCCTGATCCATGAGGTCATCACAACGCTATTCGGCCGCCTCCCCGGCGCTCTGGGGTTCGGCCTGCGCAGGATCTTCTATCCCAGGCTGTTCAGACATTGCGGGCGGGGCGTGATTTTCGGCTGCGACCTCGTGATTCGCAATGGCCGGTCCATATCGATCGGCGACCAGACCATTCTCGACGACGGATGCGTCATCGACGGGCGCGGTGCCGGCCATGAAGGCGTGGTCATCGGCGCCCGGGTCATCCTGAGCCGAGATGTGATGGTGCAGGCCAAGATCGGCCCGGTGCATATCGGCGACGATAGCGACATCGGCAGTTCGAGCATCGTTCATTCCCAGGGTGGCACCTATATCGGCAAGGAAGTCGTCATCGGAGGTGGAGCAAAGATCAGTGGCGGCGTTTTCCAGATCGACGCCGACGACACGCCACAGGACGCCGATGGCGACCAGGCTCAAAGGGCCCAGGCGCGCTTCACCAGGGGGCCGATCCGGATCCATGACCGTTGCCTGTTCGGCATGGGTTGCATCGTGCTCGACGGCGCCGAAATCGGCGAGGCCGCAGTCATTGGTGCCGGAAGCGTTGTCAACAGGAGCATTCCGCCCTATTCCGTCGCAGCTGGCAATCCTGCCCGGGTGCTTCGCACGCGCAGGATGTAG
- a CDS encoding glycosyltransferase family 4 protein gives MKILFCNYEYPPLGGGGGVINALLAEELAKRHDVSVITSRCLDLSPEETRNGVRIMRVPVPFRRHMAAANIPSLVAFVAQGIRYGRDIVRRERPDIINTHFALPSGPVGDVLAQEIGCPNILSVHGGDLYDPSRWTSPHKHWLLRKWIAHLMRKADRVVGQSADTVRRAHTYYVPGLKTDQIPLGIARPPRIDADRKDWGFGDEDVILVTVGRLVGRKSIDQLIEMMPHLPEGVRLMIVGDGPMRPELQALSESLGINHRVRFMGSVSELDKFRLLKVSDVFVSTSQHEGFGLVFLEAMASNLPVVSYDKGGQTDFLEDGVTGRLIRVGQRETFKKALLDLLADPGRYKAMARRNQEIVEAFYIEHCARQYEELFEATLEGRQ, from the coding sequence ATGAAGATTCTGTTCTGTAATTATGAATACCCTCCTTTAGGTGGAGGTGGCGGGGTCATCAATGCACTGCTCGCCGAAGAGCTGGCCAAGCGGCACGACGTCTCGGTGATCACTTCGCGGTGCCTCGACCTGTCGCCGGAGGAGACCCGGAACGGCGTGCGCATCATGCGCGTCCCGGTCCCCTTCAGGAGACATATGGCTGCGGCAAATATTCCTTCGCTCGTGGCATTCGTTGCCCAGGGCATCCGGTATGGCCGCGATATCGTGCGCAGGGAACGCCCCGACATCATCAACACCCATTTTGCCCTGCCTTCGGGACCTGTTGGCGACGTTCTCGCGCAGGAGATCGGTTGCCCCAACATACTTTCCGTTCACGGCGGCGATCTCTATGATCCCAGCCGCTGGACCTCACCGCACAAGCACTGGTTACTGCGCAAATGGATCGCCCACCTGATGCGCAAGGCTGATCGTGTCGTCGGACAGTCCGCGGACACCGTGCGGCGTGCCCATACCTATTACGTTCCCGGATTGAAGACCGACCAGATCCCCCTGGGAATTGCACGACCGCCGCGGATCGACGCCGATCGCAAGGATTGGGGTTTCGGTGACGAGGATGTCATCCTGGTCACGGTCGGACGACTCGTTGGACGCAAGTCGATCGATCAGCTCATCGAAATGATGCCGCACCTGCCCGAAGGCGTGCGCCTGATGATTGTCGGCGATGGCCCGATGCGGCCCGAGCTCCAGGCACTGAGCGAGAGCCTCGGCATCAATCATCGGGTTCGTTTCATGGGGTCGGTGAGCGAACTGGACAAGTTCCGTCTCCTGAAGGTTTCCGACGTCTTCGTTTCGACAAGCCAGCATGAGGGGTTCGGTCTCGTTTTCCTCGAGGCGATGGCATCGAACCTGCCGGTTGTATCGTACGACAAGGGAGGACAGACGGACTTCCTTGAAGACGGGGTCACGGGCCGGCTGATCCGTGTCGGGCAGCGCGAGACCTTCAAGAAGGCACTGCTGGACCTGCTGGCCGATCCCGGGCGATACAAGGCGATGGCCCGCCGCAATCAGGAGATTGTCGAGGCCTTCTACATCGAGCACTGTGCACGGCAATATGAAGAACTCTTCGAGGCGACACTCGAAGGCAGACAGTAA